In Edaphobacter aggregans, the sequence GACCCGGGCAGCGGTTCCGAAGTGCGCTGTGGAGGGTCAGAGTAGGAAGAGACAGGCCGATAGCCGAAGTCGTCTTGCGCACGCCGTCCACGGGAGGTTTCAGGAGCAACCGGCGGCTGCGAGAACGGAGAGACCGCTCTGAGCGAACCCGATGGCGAGGATGGGCGTGCCGAAACTACAGGTCTCGGCGTGGGGATGCTCGTCGGCTCCAGATCTACACTAAGGTCGCGCCGGGAACCAAACCCGGAATCGAACCCTGCCTGAGGCTGCTCGACAGAGGGCCAACCCACGTTGCGCTCACCGGAATCCGGCTGAGGAGCCCGTGTCCACGGGGAAGGCTTCGGATCAGTATGTCTCTTGCCTCCTGCAACCGCATTAGGCACTTCAGATGACGAGGTAGATCGCTGGGAAGAACTAGGCTGTTCGGGCAAGGGCCTGATAGCCGGAGAAGGCGCGGATCCAGACGAGGAACCAAGAATCGCCGGCGGCGGAACAAACGAGGCCCGGCTCAGCGAATGAATCGTCGGCCTCACCGGTTCAGCAGGAGCATCAATTGCTTTTGGCATCTCAAACTCTGGCCCACGGTAGATCTGTCGGACACCGGAAGCCTCATCCGGGCTGTACCCAAGCGGTCGCCGCTGGGAGACCTGCGATGACGGCGACGTGTACTCGATCCTGGGTGGCGCAGGGGGAGGAGGAACGGGAGCAGCCTCGGCAGGTTTGGGAGCCGCAGTGTAGCTAGTGTTCACTTCAGAACGAGGAACGGATGGCGCCTGAGAGACCAATGGATTCTGAGATAACGGCTCCGACTGCGACGGAATAGGCGGTGGTGGTGCCGTGACCGGCGATGGCGGACCCACAGATGCCTGTGGCTGCGGAGTATATGGATCGGAGATGTGGCCCGGGACCTGCGCATATCCTTGCGACCCAGCCATTTCCCGACGGCGAATCTCAGATTCGGCATATCGAGCGGCCTGTCGTTGTGCCGAAGCATGCGCCTCGGCAATCTCGCGTTCTTCTCTGCGCGCAGCAGCTTCGGCTACGGCAGCGGCTTCAGCCCTGCGAGCTGCCTCAACACGCTCGGCAGCTGCGGTACGGGCGGCTTCTTCGGCTTCACGCAACGACCGCTGCATCGACGAGTCAGAATTCGGAGCCTGTGCGGCTTCTGCTGCTTTGCGAGCTGCCGAATCCGCTGCTACTGCGGCCGCCTCAGCCTCGGCCTGGGCCATCAACGCCTGCTCGCGAACCTGCTCCGCGGCGCGGTGTCTTAGCTGGGCGCGATACTCACGTCGCGATGCAGAAAAATCCCGATACTTCGCTCCATGCAGGTTTGCCCACGAGTAGAGTACGGCCACATCTTCGGGCGTCTCTGCGGAGTCCAGCTCTTCCATCTTGTCTGCGCCGCGCGGATCCATAATTTCTCGTCCTGAACACCTTGATAACGACATTAGCCAACGTCATTTGAAACTGTACTATTGGTATCTCTTGACGGAGTAGCTGCACATTTTGTTATGCAATAGCCTGAGGCTACTGCGCGCGTAACTTCAAGTCAATCAACCGACCGTGCGACTTAAGTGTGACCCTTCCTGCTGTGACTTTCTCGACGCTTACCGCTCCAATATTTGCTGCTTCTGTGAGCGCCCTCGCCCAACTCCTTGGATGCATCCATATGCTGCCGTCTGGGCAAATCCACAGCGCAGATTTACACGCCCCATTTGTGCTAAGTTGGTAAGGTGGTTGTTCGAGAGCGTAGCTCAGTTGGTAGAGCATCGCCCTTTTAAGGCGTTGGTCCTGGGTTCGAGCCCCAGCGCTCTCACCATAAAATCAGTAACTTACAAGCACAACTAAAACCACAAAAACCATCGGGGATACAAAAGGGATACTTCACTGGATACCCCGATGGACTCTTTTCCTCCCATAGTTTCCACGCCCACCATTTCCGGCATCCAACGAACCAGATAGACCTAGTAGTTCCTTGAGCCCTCATTCGGACGAGTGAGGGTCTTTTTTTGTTCCCCCTATTCCTGTCACTCTCGGCCCTGTAGCCACCCCACCGTGTCTACATCCACGCACGCCGTTAATGGCATCTAACCAACCAGAGATGGATCTAGTAGTTCCTTTTCGGACCCTCATTCGGGAAGAGTGAGGGTCGCTTTTTGTGCTCCCCTTCTGTTTTCCAAACTCATAGGCATCCAATCACTCTTTATGGTGCGTCAAAAAATCCGGCGCACTTTTGAGGTCGCCTTCGGTTGTAGGTCGTGAAGAGCCCTCAACCTGACCAAAGTGCGCCACCCCTCCATATGAACGTCATGGCTTTCGGAAGAGATGAAAGCCTTTGCCCGTAGGTTGCAGCCCATGCCGCACCGTGTCTACATCCAAGCAGATAGACCAGGCATCCAACAAATCAGCAGAGCTAACCAGCTACAACCCTTTGAGACCCTCATTCGGATAGACGAGTGGGGGTCCTTTTTTGTGCCTTCTCCCACTCGATAGCATCTACATCCACCCCACCAAATTCAGGCATCCAACGAACCAGATGGTGCAAAATGCTTTGCTTCTGAGGCCCTCACTCCGACGAGTGAGGGTTCTTTTTGCTCTGTTCACTTTTCCGACACACAAGGCATCCAATCTTTCCACTGTGCGTCCTAAGAAAATAGGCGCACTTTGATCTCTCCGGTCTAGGAAGTTGCTAACCACCCTAGCAGCCCCTACAAAGCGCCCCGCCCTCCCCCAGTCCCGGTACGAGGAACCAGGCCATGGCACTTGCGATACACTCTGCACATACCAAACCATGCAGCCCACTAACCTCATACTCATGCAGCCCGTCGTACGTCACCGCGTCTACGTCCATGTAACCCACGCTCCTCATCAGTATGGTGAGCACTTCACAGTCCGATATCTCGAAGAGGATCTAAAGACTCCTTTGGGGCGCATGTATAGGTACACCCGTATAGACCAAGTGAGGGAGATTCTGAAGCGTGCAGACTATGCGCCTGAGCAGTGGGGGAAGTTTGAGGAGGGGCTCCGTTGCCGTGGTGTGGGTGCGTGCTATTTGGATCTTAAGAGCGAGCAATATAAGAAGCTGAAGCGGTAGATTGAACGGAAGCACTAAAGATTTCAATCTGCAGATTGGCGGGAGCATGAACTGAGGCTTGCTCCCACCTTCAAGTGCTCGTTATCGGTCCATTGGCATATTTTCGTGTGCTTTATTTTCTTGTCCCTGTCGATGTACAGAATGCAGCCCGGAAAGAAGTAGACTGGATCGGCTTGCCCTTCATCCAACCTACGATACGCTTCAGTGGGGAAAGAATATGAGTCGCCCGGAAACACTATATCTCCGACCTTCAAAGGCATGATATCTCCCTCAAGGCGCGCGCAAACCTTATCAATCGCTGGGCGTATATCAGTCCCCCCGTTGCCAATAACTAGATCCAAGGCAGGAACCACATTAAAGGCGGGAGAGTTTCCGAAATTTTTTACTTTAGCCGTTATCTCAATATCCATAGAGCCACGGGGATCATCGACCAACTTGGAAATTGTTATTGGATCAGCCAGTCCAACCCACGGTCGCTGGGACATCTCAAATTCCTGTTGAGCTATTCTTGCCTGTGTTCGGGAAACACTGATGCTCATATAGAGGGCAACAAGTGCTAAGAGGCTTATAGCGGCAGCCACACCTGTAATCCAATTGAGGTGTTTAGCTGTCCTAAGCGTTGTCTCACGATTTTTCTTTTCCTCGTCGTATCTTTCATTGCCTTTGGATGAAGACTCGATTTGCACAGGAAGAGGGTTGGGTATTTTCATCAGGGGTTCTTGGACTGAATTGGCTCGGGTGCCAGGCTGTTGCGGATGGCCTTCGTGGTGCTTCTCATGTCTCTTTTTGTTCAAGGGTCATATCCCTGCATTTCGCGCACCTAAATCTATCGTGAAAGAGTCCCAAACGCTAGAGCCTAAATCGAGATGAAGACGCAGGCTCATGCTGCCCTTAGGAGTGGTAGGCTGTCGGCATGGCGATCATCGACTGTAACGTTTACGTATATCGAGATCCTTCGTTTCCCAGCGCGACGATTTGGGTGGAAGCTGACGACGGGAGGGCATGGGTTACTGCCGTTGGAAAACTCGGTTTGCTTCAGCATGAAGCGGTGAACTTACCTCATGAATTGAGACATAGTCCTCCATCGGACGTATTGGGTTCTCTCAAACCGATATACAAATTTCTTGGGAGTTACCCATTCGATGAAGAAGTGCTGGACAATACGTGGGATATCGACACACCGCCCAACATTGCGAAGACCAAATAAATGTGCGGGCCGCTATTACAGACGCACAGACAAACAGAAGATTGCCGAAGCCTTCCACGTTGCATTGGGTTAAACTCCGCCAAACGGGAATCACCTCGGAGGAGGGGTCCTCACTACGTGACCTTTATTCGCATCGGAATACCAATAGAAATGTCCGTTGGTTTGTCTTTTGGCTTTGTAGGGGAAGCTTTTAAAGCGTCTCCAGTGAATTATAGGGATACGATATTCCACCATGATCGCCAGTTCTGCGCTCAGTAAAGGTCCGAGTTGATCTGGCCAGACTTCGTTCAAAGCAACTTCAAATTTTTCGTCCGTACCTAAGTCACGCGGGTGCCATTCCTCCGACCCCATTGCCGCGTAATCCTCAGAACTCTCATAGGTAGAGGAACGATTCGGGTCTCCATACGTAATTTTGCCCAAGCCGAACGATGGTCGAACTGAAGTCAATGGTAGGTGTCCATTATTTGTGACCGTGACGGATGCCGAAAACGGGTTATTTGGGTCAACGGGATCGGAGATGGAGACGGTAACCCCAGGCCAAAAAGCCCACAATGCAATGACCCCAATGACTAGGCTAGTGACTCCAATCCAAATCCCCAGGTGTGCAAGACGCTTGGCCTTTCTAGCCTCTGATTCTCTTTGAAGTTGTTTCTTGGTGGTCATCGTGTTCCCGCCATCATTTCACACAAGAGTTTTCCACACAGCAAAAAATAAAATCTGTATACACAAACATTCGTTAGTGATTTTATCTGATCATGAGCTTGTCGAGATGGAGTGACCCATGAAGTACCGCGAGAGTTGGGAACTGCCTAGCATTCCTAATGAAGTCTTCTGGCCTGAGGTCGGACGCAGAAGAAACGAGATAGCGAGTGGAGGCAGGCCAAAGACACTTCGGGACTGTGAATACTGCGGACAACAGTACAGCGCCAGGGAGATGCGAAAACATAAGCCTCTATGTCCAAAGGGGCCTAACAAGAAAACCAAGAAAGGAAAATGAACCAATGAAAGCAAGCAAGACTTCTGCCTCTAGCTCTTTCACCAACAACCACGTTTTCTCTGAGGCTGTCAGCCACAACCTACACCTCACCGCTTTTGTAGGGATTCGACTTCACGAGACCACCGAGTTCCTATACAAACTCAAGATGGAAACAGACGGTAAACCTTTCAGCAAGCGGAACGCGAACAGGATCAACCAGCTTGAGGTTGAGATTAAGAAGTACAAGCGTCAATTGGAAGAGGCAATGGCAGCAACAAAGCTGATGGAGGTGGCAGCATGAGCATTGTTCTTATCAAAACTGTTGCCGATGACGTTATTAGCGATTATTTCTCTGGTGATCCGACGAACTGCCCACCAATACCAGAGGTAGGACACTTCATTGAGGGTTCATTTGGTAAGGGCCAAGTCAGCAAGGTGGAACACATTGTTGACTCATCCCTGTACACAATCAACTTGCATTTCACGAACACTGAACGTTATTACGACGCCAGCTAGATAACCCTTAAACACAACAACTCCCCCACCGAGCCTCAATGAGAGATCAGGTGGGGGCATTGTGTTGCTCATGATCAATACTGCTCAGACCCTTGCTTGCGACAAAGCGTAGGATTGTCGAATATCAGGCGTAACACTTCCCTTTCTTATTCAAGAATTAGACCTTCTCCCCAGGAGGTCATTCTTTTTTGCCTGAGTCTTTAAACACAAAAAAATGGCTCCTACCACCCGATTAAGGATGATAGGAGCCATTGTTGTTCCATAGTGAATCTATAGGGCAAATTCGCGCACAGTGTTCACGTACGCCTCTAGTATCAGGTGCCAGAGGGTTTCACTCACATGCCCTAAAAGTTGCACTCAGGGATTCTTCCAGCGATATACTGGTTGAACTACGACAAAGAAACGGGCATCCGAGTGCTAACGATAATGACCAATCATTTCTGAAACTGTGTTGTTTGTCATTCCCTCCACCGAACCATAGGTGAGCAGTATTCCTCTCTCTCCGCAGTCGATGAAGACCCGATTCATCTTTGTGTCCGGCGAAGCCATTGGAGCGTGTGAGATTGTGCATTTCGTGGCTCCTTGGTCAATAAGAGCGGTAAGAGCGTCCATCACCGAAGGCAGGCCATCTGATTCATGTAGCCAATTTCGGTCGGCATATACCAACTTATTGTTCACGAATTTCAAGGTGTAAATTCGCTTCGTTTGCACATCTACGGCTATTACCGGACTGTCTGAATTGGGCTTGTCGGGGAAGATCAGGCCGGAGGCTTCAATATTCTGTTTAGCTGTCGCCTTGTCCATACCCAGCCATACAGTTGCCGAGCCGAGTTGTAGTGAAATACCGTGATTAGATTGAGCGAATGCACTAAACGTACATAAAGCGACCAAAGATATGAGACTCTTCATTGCTGGTTGTCCTTTGGGTGCATTCTATCGTGGCAGGTGGGGTGTTTTCCTTATACTCATAGGGATGAAAAAGCCCAATGAACCGAAGCGGTGCTGGCGTATTCGCGGGTACGATAGCCTAACCCTGATATTCGATCAGAGCGTTCCCACTGGACAGCTAACCGAAGGCAACATGAAAGAACTGCTCCGTGCCCTCGTCGCGAAGGATCTGTTACCAAGCGAGCTTATCGGTGCGTATGCGAGACGAGGCACAAAGATACACAATCGGTTTTTAGAGATTCAAAAAGAGAACTTGCCTGAGAAAAGACGTGTCCTCTACACCTGTGGTGAAAATCCTTACTACACAGCAGATGTAGAAGTGTGCGATTAGTTCCAAGGTCCCCCAAAAAATGAGCCCCACCACCTCAATGAAGAGATGATGGGGCATTGTGTTGCTATCAGGTTGTGTGCAGACTGGTTGATCTGGAGACTGCCTGATTAGCTATTAGGTTGCGGACATAACCAGCCGAATCATAGAAGGCGAAGAGGTCTGAATCGTGCTATATCCACCCGCACGCTGTACAGCGAAAAACGCTGTAGCGTTGTATTCCAGGTACCGATCCACACTCTTACGTACGACGAGCGGACCCGCCTGACGATAGGTATACGACTTGTAAGCATCGCCCAGAAGGATTGGAGACTTCGATGCGCCCAGATCGTCAATCTTCTGAGCGATACGGATGGGCAATCCAAGGAACGACTTGAACGGGTTCCCCTGAAAGTCAGTGGTCAGGATTGGACGGTTCTGGGAGTCCTTGATATCAAGCAGACTTGCCCAAGTACGCGAGTTCATCCACAGAGCGGCCCCTGCGAGGTAACTTGGGTCGAGCTTCGCGTAGAAATTGATAAGGGTGTCGTACGATATGGTGCTAGCGCCACCAGTAGGTGCGGTATAACCAACTGGAGTAGCAGTAGCCAACGACTGGAAGTTAGAAGCATTACCTGCGATGATTGCTTCGCTGGCAGTGTTCACCCAAGCCGTATTGATGGTTTCGCTAAGGAACTGCTCAATCGAGAACGCACTGTCCTGAATCAGTTGGTTGCTTACCTTTGTCATCAAGGTCAGCGTATCGACGTTGGAGGTGAATCCACCTACGCTAGGATCAGTTTCCGTGGCGGCCGTATTCTCTGGATTCAGCGTGAAGCGAACCGCTGTCGGATCTGCCGTACCCACCTTAATTCCTTCACCCGAATCAGTATTCCAAGTGCGTACACCCGAAAGAATCTCTCCAGTTGCCTTCGTCGCAGTGTGGAGAAGTGGATCAAATCCTACGGGCACAAGCACGCCAGCAGCACCGCCCACGGTCATGTCACGCTGTTCATACTTCAGATACTCGCGGTCCTCAGGCTTCAACTTGCCAGTGATGTAGTTAGCGAATGCACGCATTTCCAGCCTGCTACGCTTCTCATCTACAACACCGTCAATCTGGTCCGCATCCTCTGCGATTGGTCCACGGGGTGGCCGACTGGAGTGACGCTGTTCTGCCTCAATAGCGGCTGCACGCTCCTCAACATCAATTCGTTCATGAATAAGCTGGGAGTCCTCAATCATCTTTCGTGCGGATGCACGATCCTCTCTCGATACGCCATCCTTTGCGAGGATCGCCTGTGCATCGTATACAAGCTTGTTCTTCTGTTCACGCAACGTATTCAAATTCGACATATTATTCTTAGCCTTTCGTAGCTAGGTAGGGCACAAGACATCCACATAGGCACACAAAGGCGTGCGTCTGGGTCCAGGCGATAAATTGTTAGGTGGGTATAGAGAGCACACACAACTTGGTTGAGTGTCTGTGCTGGTGTTGCGTAAGTTGTAAAAGGGTTATTTCAGCTTGAGGATTTGAACCTGCATCCTGAGCTTCCAGAGTTCTTCATCAGCCTTATTGAGAA encodes:
- a CDS encoding cellulose synthase operon protein YhjQ/BcsQ; protein product: MDPRGADKMEELDSAETPEDVAVLYSWANLHGAKYRDFSASRREYRAQLRHRAAEQVREQALMAQAEAEAAAVAADSAARKAAEAAQAPNSDSSMQRSLREAEEAARTAAAERVEAARRAEAAAVAEAAARREEREIAEAHASAQRQAARYAESEIRRREMAGSQGYAQVPGHISDPYTPQPQASVGPPSPVTAPPPPIPSQSEPLSQNPLVSQAPSVPRSEVNTSYTAAPKPAEAAPVPPPPAPPRIEYTSPSSQVSQRRPLGYSPDEASGVRQIYRGPEFEMPKAIDAPAEPVRPTIHSLSRASFVPPPAILGSSSGSAPSPAIRPLPEQPSSSQRSTSSSEVPNAVAGGKRHTDPKPSPWTRAPQPDSGERNVGWPSVEQPQAGFDSGFGSRRDLSVDLEPTSIPTPRPVVSARPSSPSGSLRAVSPFSQPPVAPETSRGRRAQDDFGYRPVSSYSDPPQRTSEPLPGSSTISSAQRAAYVSDPAGPAWLYAPPVSSAPVRPVVPTPLPPQSSVAETLQHSRERVAARWYALKGVFEQPGQEQPEPTPVRQKETRTPVLAVFSLAGGVGKTSLVATVGRSLSSLGEKVLLTDTTSHGLLPFYFGASELRQGTVRTFSPPSGSTDAPIYLVSYDVDQKIGDEAAQDHLIEEIVNNSRGTHRILLDLTPSSGWIVRHMARMNPTILVPLAPDMNSVISLQSIEKFFHGAVDADGRQLQPYYLLNQFDASLPLHLDVREVLRRQLGERLLPFVIRRAPAVSEALAEGMTVVDYAPESPVSEDYLNIATWLRTIAAPATAGFRNVRWSER
- a CDS encoding phage major capsid protein; protein product: MSNLNTLREQKNKLVYDAQAILAKDGVSREDRASARKMIEDSQLIHERIDVEERAAAIEAEQRHSSRPPRGPIAEDADQIDGVVDEKRSRLEMRAFANYITGKLKPEDREYLKYEQRDMTVGGAAGVLVPVGFDPLLHTATKATGEILSGVRTWNTDSGEGIKVGTADPTAVRFTLNPENTAATETDPSVGGFTSNVDTLTLMTKVSNQLIQDSAFSIEQFLSETINTAWVNTASEAIIAGNASNFQSLATATPVGYTAPTGGASTISYDTLINFYAKLDPSYLAGAALWMNSRTWASLLDIKDSQNRPILTTDFQGNPFKSFLGLPIRIAQKIDDLGASKSPILLGDAYKSYTYRQAGPLVVRKSVDRYLEYNATAFFAVQRAGGYSTIQTSSPSMIRLVMSAT